CCAGATCCGCGAGATGGTCGCCGGTGTCGACTGGAAGCAGATCATCGCGGCCGACCCGAAACGCGGGTGGATCGTCGCGGCCCGGCAGGTCGTAGACCACCTGCGCAGCCCCGCGACGGCGGGGAATGCGAGCGACGACGGTTCACTGCCACTGGCAGCGGCATACCGGAAGGCCAGTGGGCAACTGGCTCGGGCGTGGGCACTCTGCGCGGGCGGTGACCAGCCGGATGCGGTGCGCTACGAGGTCGCGTTCTACGAGGAAGTCCGCGTCTGGATGGCGAAGTACGACGCCGAGCTTCGCCAGGCGAACGGCGAGCCCGTGCCCGAGGACATCGCACTGCTGCTCGGCAAGATCATCGTGGACGCGACCGACAGCGACGAGATCCTCGACATCTTCGAGGCGTCCGGGCTGCCGCGGCAGAGCCTCGCGGATCTCACGCCCGAGTTTCTCACCCAGGCAACGAAGTCCAGCACACCGCACCTGGCGATCGAGGCGCTGCGAGCGAGCATCCTGAAGGAAGCGGCGCGGTCGACCGGCCAAAACCTGATCCGGCAGCAGCAGTTCTCCGAGCGGCTGACGGCGTTGATGACGAAGTACACCAACCAGCAGCTGACGTCGGCGGAAGTGATCGCAGCGCTGGTCGAGATGGCCAAGGAGGTCAGCGCGGAAGGCAACCGTGGCAAGCACTTCCAGCCGCCGCTGGACGACAAGGAGCTGGCGTTCTACGACGTCGTCTCCACCAACGAGTCGGCCGTCGACGTGATGGGCGGTGACGTGCTCGCGCAGATCGCTCGTGACCTGGTCGCGGTGATGCGCCGTGACACGCGCACCGACTGGACCGTGCGTGACGACGTCAAGGCCAAGCTGCGGTCGTCGATCAAGCGGCTGCTGGTCAAGAACGGTTACCCGCCCGACAAGCAGCCGGGCGCGATCAAGCTGGTCATCGACCAGATGGAGGCCATGGCGCCGACGTTCGCGGAGGAACGGAAGGCGCAGGTGTCAGGGGAGCCGGATGCCGCTTCCTGACCCGGCGCGGATCTACCACTTCACCCACGTGGATCACCTGGAGACGATCGTGCGCGAAGGGGTGGTTGCCGACTACGTACCCTTCTACTTCGCGCCCCGGAGCCCGATGATGTTCTCAATTCACTGTGGCAACGTGCCGACCTACCAGGGCGGTTGCGAGGATCTGATCTACCTCGTTTCCTCGGTGCAGAGGATCGCGGAACTGCGCTTGCGTTTCGCGTGCACCGATCGGAACGCCGCCCTCGACTACGCGGAGTTCAGCTCCGACGAGGACGGACTGGGTGCGCTCGTTGATTGGCAACTGATGAAAGCGCGCATGTGGGCGAATACCGAAGAGGATCCCGATCGACGCGAACGACGGATGGCGGAGTGCCTCGTCCATGCCACGGCACCGTGGACCGCGATCCTGGCTGTCGTTGCGAAGTCGCCTGAAGTCGCCGCGCGAGCGCAGAGCACGCTCGATAGGCTGGGAGCGGCGCCGATGCGGGTGAGTGTCAGACCCGAGATGTATTTCTAGGACATGGAGACACGAGTGATCAGGGAAGCCGAGGGCAATCTGCTGACGGCCGATGTTGATGCTCTGGTCAACACGGTCAACACCGTTGGCGTGATGGGCAAAGGGATCGCGCTGCAGTTCAAGCGTGCCTACCCAGAGATGTACAAGGCGTACGCACGAGCCGCGAAGGCCGGCGAGGTCGTTCCTGGTCGCATGTTCGTCTGGCACACAGAGGCGATGAGCGGACCCTCCCTGATCATCAATTTCCCGACCAAGCGGCACTGGCGAAGTCCCTCCAGGCTGGAGGACATCCGTGACGGGCTGAGGGCTTTGGTGCATGTCGTTTCGGAGGCTGGTGTCGAGTCAATCGCGCTGCCGCCCCTTGGCTGCGGAAACGGCGGCCTGCAGTGGAGCGAGGTACGACCGCTGATCGTCCAGGCCCTTGGTGGCCTCCCGATCGAGGTTGTGCTCTACCCCCCGAAGGGGGCCCCTCGGGCCGCAGCGATGGTTGAGAACCGGCAGAAGCCGAAAATGACACCCGGTCGCGCCGCGCTGCTCGGCATTATGAGTCGCTATCGCGAAGTAACTCTCGAAGCGCCATCTGTCATCGAAGTGCAGAAGTTGATGTATTTCCTCCAGGAAGCAGGGCAGCCACTCCGGCTCAACTACGTCAAGGGCCGGTATGGGCCGTACGCGGACAACCTGCGTCACGTCCTGACCGAGTTGGAGGGACATTACATCAGTGGATTCGGCGACGGCAGCGCCAAGGTGGGGGAGGCCGAGCCACTCGAACTCCTCGACGACGGTGGAGACGAGACTCGTCAGATAGTCATGTCGAGTGACATTTTGAGCGAGCGACTGAACAGAGTGCTTCGTGTCGTGTCCGGCTACGAGAGTGCCTACGGCCTCGAGCTGCTGGCAAGCGTGCACTGGGTCGCGGAACACGATGACCGTGCCGCTGAATCACCGGAAATCGCAACCGAACTCGTGAGCTCCTGGACCCCGCGCAAGAGTCGGCTTTTCACGCCCGAGCACGTGCGTCGTGCATGGGAGACGCTGCGCGAACAGGACTGGCTTCCGAGGATTGCCATCCACAACTGACACGGCATCAACCTTGCGGCGGGGATCGTGGAGGGCTGGCAGTGAGCGAGCCGTTCCGGAACGTCCTGGGGTCCGCCGGCCAACCCGTCGAGCAGTGGCCGTACGAAGCGCTGGTCGCGGCGATCGAGCGCGGCACGCTGGGCGACTGGGTCCCGATCATCCGGGCGATCGACCAGGCGCCGTGGGGGTCGGTGGCCAGACAGGTCGAGGACTACCTCGGCTACGCCCAGCCCTACGGGGTCGCACCCCTGCTGCGATCGACGATCGAGCGCGCCCGCACGGCGGCGGAGGATGGAACGAGTGGCGGACCGGGCCGGGCCGCGCCCATGACTCTCACCGCTTCCGCTGCAACTCCCACGCACCACGCAGCGCCGACCTGATCCGGTCGGCGTCACCGGCAAGCATCGCCTGCACCTTCATATGTGCCTCGTACTCGGGTGGGATGCCGAACGTTTCCGGGTCGTCCCGCACCAATCGCTCACGCTCGGCGAAGTCGCAGCGGATCATCAGCTCGTCGGCGGCCACCAGGCGCGCGACGACGCGGCCCGCGACATACCAGGCAGGTATGGCGCGGGTGCCTGTCTGCGTGCACCCGGGCAGCGTTGCCAGGAAGTCCGCGACCTCGCCCGGGGTCA
This genomic window from Flexivirga oryzae contains:
- the darT gene encoding type II toxin-antitoxin system toxin DNA ADP-ribosyl transferase DarT gives rise to the protein MPLPDPARIYHFTHVDHLETIVREGVVADYVPFYFAPRSPMMFSIHCGNVPTYQGGCEDLIYLVSSVQRIAELRLRFACTDRNAALDYAEFSSDEDGLGALVDWQLMKARMWANTEEDPDRRERRMAECLVHATAPWTAILAVVAKSPEVAARAQSTLDRLGAAPMRVSVRPEMYF
- the darG gene encoding type II toxin-antitoxin system antitoxin DNA ADP-ribosyl glycohydrolase DarG — encoded protein: MIREAEGNLLTADVDALVNTVNTVGVMGKGIALQFKRAYPEMYKAYARAAKAGEVVPGRMFVWHTEAMSGPSLIINFPTKRHWRSPSRLEDIRDGLRALVHVVSEAGVESIALPPLGCGNGGLQWSEVRPLIVQALGGLPIEVVLYPPKGAPRAAAMVENRQKPKMTPGRAALLGIMSRYREVTLEAPSVIEVQKLMYFLQEAGQPLRLNYVKGRYGPYADNLRHVLTELEGHYISGFGDGSAKVGEAEPLELLDDGGDETRQIVMSSDILSERLNRVLRVVSGYESAYGLELLASVHWVAEHDDRAAESPEIATELVSSWTPRKSRLFTPEHVRRAWETLREQDWLPRIAIHN
- a CDS encoding XRE family transcriptional regulator, which gives rise to MSEPFRNVLGSAGQPVEQWPYEALVAAIERGTLGDWVPIIRAIDQAPWGSVARQVEDYLGYAQPYGVAPLLRSTIERARTAAEDGTSGGPGRAAPMTLTASAATPTHHAAPT